The nucleotide window GGACCTAACTCCATCGTGATACAGGAAGCCGGCAACCGCGTATGGGCTGCCCAGGCAGTATTGAGTGAAATATTGAAAGGATAATATGATTGATCTGTTTATTATAAAAGTAGGCGGAAACGTTATCGACAATCCGGTATTGTTGCAGGCTTTCCTGGAAAAGTTTGCAGCAATACCCGGTAAAAAGATACTGATACATGGTGGCGGTAAAATCGCCACCCGTATCGGCGATCAGCTGGGTATACAGTCTAATTATGTAGATGGCAGACGTATCACAGATGCGGCCACTATCGATGTAGTAACGATGGTATACGGAGGTCTGGTAAACAAGCAGCTGGTAGCCAAACTGCAGGCCTCCCACTGTAATGCCATCGGCCTCACCGGCGCTGATGCCAATATCATCCCTGCCACCAAAAGGCCTGTAAAGGAAATCGACTATGGTTTTGTAGGTGATGTAAAACCGGAAATGCTGCAGGTCGCTCCGCTGAAAGCGTTGCTGGAAGCAGGCGTTACGCCGGTGTTTGCACCACTCACCCATGATGGCAAAGGGCAGATACTCAACACTAATGCAGATACTATTGCCGCCTCTCTGGCTATTGCATTGTCTGCCAGCTATCAGGTAAGACTGATCTACTGCTTCGAAAAGAAAGGTGTATTACGCGATCCTTCTGATGATAATGCAGTGATCCATCTCATCAACAAAGAAATTTATCAGCAACTGCTGGAAGAAAAAATACTCACAGACGGCATACTGCCCAAGTTGCAAAACGCCTTCTCCGCCATCGAAAATGGTGTGAAAGAAGTGCTGATAGGACACGCAGACGACGTGCTGAGCAACACAACCGATACGGTGGCAGGCACCTTAATATGCTAATCTATGTGGAACGAAAAACTATACGA belongs to Chitinophaga sp. HK235 and includes:
- the argB gene encoding acetylglutamate kinase, whose amino-acid sequence is MIDLFIIKVGGNVIDNPVLLQAFLEKFAAIPGKKILIHGGGKIATRIGDQLGIQSNYVDGRRITDAATIDVVTMVYGGLVNKQLVAKLQASHCNAIGLTGADANIIPATKRPVKEIDYGFVGDVKPEMLQVAPLKALLEAGVTPVFAPLTHDGKGQILNTNADTIAASLAIALSASYQVRLIYCFEKKGVLRDPSDDNAVIHLINKEIYQQLLEEKILTDGILPKLQNAFSAIENGVKEVLIGHADDVLSNTTDTVAGTLIC